A section of the Candidatus Moraniibacteriota bacterium genome encodes:
- a CDS encoding insulinase family protein, with amino-acid sequence MNYKKHTLKNGLRIILAPMQDTQTATVFIMTGVGSRYETRAENGLAHFLEHMFFKGTKKRPNAIDISKELDELGAEYNAYTGKDRTAYYAKVEARHWDTALDIVSDLFLNAKIEQEEIDREKGAILQELNMYEDTPMRHINDLWESHLYGDTPLGWEIIGTKENLHAFRRADFIKYLARGYVAENVVVGVAGNIDPKQVLAAVKQHFATIRTGKKPTFKKLKDQQSKPGVFIQNKKTDQTHLLLGVRTYPMGHPDRYALSVLATVLGGGMSSRLFLSVRERRGLAYRVTTSSDSYHDVGYLTTQSGVEHQNLDETVKVILTEYRRIADEQVGDEELKKAKEHMKGQMALGFEGSDDIIEYLVTQETLKGEIKLPQEIAKKIDQVTAKDVLRVAKDIFRNKKLNLAVIGPKADKKKLEKLVRL; translated from the coding sequence ATGAACTACAAGAAACACACTTTGAAGAATGGGTTGCGCATCATCCTCGCACCGATGCAGGACACGCAGACGGCGACGGTCTTCATCATGACGGGGGTGGGGAGTCGCTATGAGACACGTGCCGAAAATGGCCTGGCACACTTCCTCGAGCACATGTTTTTCAAGGGGACGAAGAAGCGGCCGAATGCGATCGATATCTCCAAAGAGCTCGATGAGCTCGGTGCGGAATACAATGCGTACACGGGCAAGGACCGGACGGCGTACTATGCCAAGGTTGAAGCGCGGCATTGGGACACGGCGCTCGATATCGTCTCGGACCTGTTCCTGAATGCCAAGATCGAACAAGAAGAGATCGACCGCGAGAAGGGCGCGATCCTTCAAGAGCTCAACATGTACGAGGATACGCCGATGCGTCACATCAATGACTTGTGGGAGTCGCATCTGTACGGCGATACCCCCTTGGGCTGGGAAATCATCGGGACCAAGGAGAACCTCCATGCATTCCGCCGGGCTGACTTCATCAAGTATCTCGCGCGCGGCTACGTGGCGGAAAACGTCGTTGTCGGTGTCGCGGGCAATATCGATCCGAAGCAAGTGCTCGCGGCGGTCAAGCAGCATTTTGCCACCATCCGTACTGGGAAAAAACCGACGTTCAAAAAATTGAAAGACCAGCAGTCGAAGCCGGGGGTCTTCATCCAGAACAAAAAGACGGATCAGACCCACCTCCTCCTCGGGGTGCGAACGTATCCGATGGGGCATCCGGACCGGTATGCGCTCTCGGTCCTCGCGACGGTCCTCGGTGGTGGGATGTCATCGCGACTGTTCCTCTCAGTTCGGGAGCGGCGCGGACTCGCCTATCGGGTCACGACGAGCAGCGACAGTTATCACGATGTCGGTTATCTCACGACTCAAAGCGGAGTGGAACATCAGAACTTGGATGAGACAGTGAAAGTCATCCTGACTGAGTATCGTCGGATCGCCGATGAACAAGTTGGCGATGAAGAATTGAAGAAAGCCAAAGAACACATGAAGGGACAGATGGCGCTCGGGTTTGAAGGATCAGACGATATCATCGAATACCTGGTCACTCAGGAAACGCTCAAGGGTGAAATCAAGTTACCGCAGGAGATCGCCAAGAAAATCGATCAGGTGACGGCCAAGGATGTGCTCCGTGTCGCGAAAGATATCTTTCGAAACAAGAAACTCAACCTTGCGGTCATTGGACCGAAAGCCGACAAGAAGAAACTCGAGAAACTGGTGAGGCTGTAA
- the rsmI gene encoding 16S rRNA (cytidine(1402)-2'-O)-methyltransferase, with amino-acid sequence MKGTLYVVGTPIGNLGDITLRAIETLKSVDFVLAEDTRVTKKLLLKYEIAVSVYSAHEHTEVKKLESFLGRIEDGESAAVVTDAGTPGLSDPGNVLVSLAIARGIAVVPIPGVSALAALVSVAGIDMREFVFLGFPPHKKGRETYFKRVAASEVPVIYYESPHRFMKNLELLQSLAPEKRLIIGRELTKVYEEIVRGNVAEVIAYFAERPAKVKGEFTIIAYA; translated from the coding sequence ATGAAAGGGACGCTCTACGTCGTCGGAACACCGATCGGGAATCTCGGTGATATCACGCTGCGGGCGATCGAGACACTCAAGTCTGTGGATTTCGTCTTGGCGGAAGATACGCGCGTGACGAAAAAGCTCCTATTGAAGTATGAGATCGCGGTCTCGGTGTATTCGGCGCACGAACACACCGAGGTGAAGAAGCTGGAATCATTCCTCGGGCGAATCGAAGACGGCGAGAGTGCTGCGGTCGTCACTGATGCTGGGACGCCGGGGCTATCGGATCCGGGGAATGTGCTCGTGTCGCTTGCGATCGCTCGGGGTATCGCAGTCGTGCCCATCCCGGGCGTGTCCGCGCTCGCGGCACTCGTCTCGGTCGCCGGGATTGATATGCGGGAATTCGTCTTCCTCGGTTTCCCACCGCACAAGAAAGGACGCGAGACGTATTTCAAACGGGTGGCGGCGAGCGAGGTTCCGGTCATATACTATGAGTCACCGCATCGGTTCATGAAGAATCTGGAACTGCTCCAGTCACTTGCGCCAGAAAAGCGCCTCATCATCGGCCGTGAGCTGACAAAAGTGTATGAGGAAATCGTCCGGGGAAACGTGGCCGAGGTGATCGCTTATTTTGCCGAGCGGCCAGCAAAAGTAAAGGGGGAGTTTACCATCATCGCTTACGCTTGA
- a CDS encoding 4a-hydroxytetrahydrobiopterin dehydratase, which yields MDLINKKCVPCEGGVDPLSSEVIATYLAVVEGWTNEADKKIHKDYVFKDFAEALTFVNQVGAIAEAEGHHPDILLHGWKEVRLTLFTHAIQGLHLNDFVLASKIDAMWKKDFEKSV from the coding sequence ATGGACCTGATCAACAAAAAATGTGTACCGTGCGAAGGGGGAGTAGATCCGCTCTCTTCGGAAGTGATTGCTACGTACCTAGCGGTCGTGGAGGGGTGGACGAATGAAGCCGACAAGAAGATTCATAAGGATTATGTTTTCAAGGATTTTGCGGAAGCGCTCACCTTCGTCAATCAGGTCGGCGCTATCGCCGAAGCAGAGGGGCATCACCCGGATATTTTGCTTCACGGCTGGAAGGAAGTAAGACTCACGCTTTTCACCCATGCCATCCAGGGACTCCACCTGAACGACTTCGTGCTCGCATCCAAGATCGACGCGATGTGGAAAAAGGACTTCGAAAAGAGTGTATAA
- a CDS encoding NUDIX domain-containing protein: MQFYLAVKGIVRNAAGEILVVKRSDQDDHLPGVWETVGGGVDHEETPQQALEREIMEEAGIKVRISEPFNVFTFRKDTGEFKVGITFLCDTDDTVVTLSEEHSEYRWIRPSTFKDLESIPSLYQEIALYAQKYAGK, encoded by the coding sequence ATGCAATTTTATCTCGCAGTAAAAGGGATTGTCCGGAATGCAGCAGGAGAAATCCTCGTTGTGAAGCGCAGTGACCAGGATGATCATCTGCCTGGTGTCTGGGAGACCGTCGGCGGGGGCGTCGACCATGAAGAGACGCCACAGCAAGCGCTCGAGCGGGAAATCATGGAAGAAGCGGGTATCAAGGTTAGGATAAGCGAGCCCTTCAATGTCTTCACGTTTCGCAAGGATACCGGCGAGTTCAAGGTCGGGATCACCTTCCTCTGCGACACTGATGACACGGTGGTCACGCTCTCCGAAGAGCATAGTGAATACCGGTGGATCCGGCCGTCAACATTTAAGGACCTGGAATCAATCCCGTCGCTCTATCAAGAAATCGCTCTCTACGCACAAAAATATGCCGGGAAGTGA
- a CDS encoding GIY-YIG nuclease family protein: protein MPGSESSSSFHYVYVLRNIAKKFVYVGVTSDLRRRLTEHNESKVFSTKPYVPLKLIYYEACCEGKDALRREKYLKTSQGARLLRRRLKEYFYNNT, encoded by the coding sequence ATGCCGGGAAGTGAAAGTTCAAGCAGCTTCCATTATGTCTATGTGTTGAGAAATATAGCGAAGAAATTTGTTTATGTTGGTGTGACGAGTGACTTAAGGCGTCGATTGACAGAACATAATGAAAGCAAGGTGTTTTCGACAAAGCCATACGTACCTCTGAAGCTGATATACTATGAAGCATGTTGCGAAGGAAAGGATGCGTTGCGTCGTGAAAAGTATCTCAAAACCAGTCAAGGTGCTCGCTTATTGAGAAGGCGCCTGAAAGAATATTTCTACAATAATACTTGA
- a CDS encoding methionine--tRNA ligase: MPKPFFITTAIDYVNAAPHVGHAVEKVLTDVVARYQVLQRGKEDVYFLTGSDENSLKNVQAAERVGRPVAEFVAENAESFKALAGSLDLSFDQFIRTTEPRHFEGAKKMWNAFKKEDLYLKKYSGLYCVGCEEFKMEKDLVDGLCPDHKVAPEVVEEENWFFKLSNYADRLLALIESGELKIYPDYRKNEVVSFIKMGLEDFSISRSVARAKGWGVPVPGDESQIMYVWVDALSNYITALDYATDGELYKKFWTSDSERVHVIGKGILRFHAIYWPAMLLSAGLPLPTTIYAHEYLTINGQKMSKTLGNVIYPDELVEKFGVDGTRYLLLTALPYSKDGDLSWEKMTEKYNADLANGLGNLVSRVMKLSEKLEVSFSVEDDFGTKETSDLLEEFRVADALAHIWTYIAVLNRSIDENKPWELVKTDYKKFESNHLVLMQEIYKIAVLLRPFLPSTSEKIETALKTGKVEPLFQRIKTEK, from the coding sequence ATGCCCAAGCCATTTTTCATCACTACCGCCATTGATTATGTGAATGCGGCACCCCATGTCGGGCATGCCGTGGAGAAAGTGCTGACCGATGTTGTAGCGCGCTATCAAGTGCTCCAACGCGGAAAAGAGGATGTGTATTTCCTCACGGGTTCGGACGAGAACAGTCTGAAGAATGTCCAAGCAGCTGAGCGAGTGGGGCGACCAGTTGCGGAGTTTGTCGCAGAGAATGCCGAGAGTTTCAAGGCACTCGCTGGTTCGCTCGATCTCTCCTTTGACCAGTTTATTCGCACAACTGAACCGCGGCATTTTGAGGGGGCGAAAAAAATGTGGAATGCGTTCAAGAAAGAAGATTTATATTTGAAGAAGTACAGTGGCCTCTACTGTGTCGGCTGCGAAGAATTCAAAATGGAGAAGGATCTCGTTGACGGTCTCTGTCCCGATCATAAGGTTGCGCCGGAAGTAGTAGAGGAAGAGAATTGGTTTTTCAAGCTCTCAAACTACGCTGATAGATTGCTTGCACTGATTGAGAGTGGTGAACTGAAGATCTATCCCGATTATCGGAAGAACGAAGTCGTATCGTTCATCAAGATGGGACTGGAGGATTTCTCGATCTCGCGTTCGGTCGCGCGGGCTAAAGGCTGGGGCGTCCCGGTGCCGGGTGACGAGAGTCAGATCATGTATGTGTGGGTGGATGCCCTGTCCAACTACATCACGGCGCTCGATTATGCGACAGATGGCGAACTGTACAAAAAATTCTGGACGAGTGATTCCGAGCGCGTGCATGTCATCGGCAAAGGCATCCTCCGTTTCCATGCGATCTATTGGCCAGCGATGCTCCTGTCGGCCGGACTGCCGCTCCCGACGACGATCTATGCCCACGAGTACCTGACGATCAATGGGCAAAAGATGTCGAAGACGCTCGGTAACGTCATCTATCCCGACGAGCTCGTGGAGAAATTCGGCGTCGACGGGACGCGCTACCTCCTCCTCACCGCGTTGCCGTACTCAAAAGATGGCGATTTGTCCTGGGAGAAAATGACCGAGAAGTATAATGCCGACCTGGCGAATGGTCTCGGCAATCTTGTCTCGCGCGTGATGAAGCTTTCTGAGAAGCTCGAGGTTTCTTTTTCTGTAGAAGATGATTTCGGAACGAAAGAAACATCGGATCTTCTTGAAGAATTTCGAGTGGCTGATGCGTTGGCGCATATCTGGACTTATATTGCCGTCCTTAACCGTTCAATAGATGAGAATAAGCCCTGGGAACTCGTTAAGACTGATTACAAAAAGTTTGAGAGTAATCATCTCGTTTTGATGCAGGAAATCTACAAGATAGCAGTATTGCTCAGGCCATTCCTCCCATCAACATCAGAAAAAATTGAAACTGCACTCAAGACGGGGAAAGTTGAACCGTTGTTTCAGCGGATCAAGACTGAAAAATGA
- a CDS encoding TatD family hydrolase, with protein MYDIHTHLYMPQYDVDRDAVIARARAAGIDGMFAIGCTVEESRQCVALAEEHPEIFASVGIHPHEFLADESRMKNQEFWLPELRELARHPKVIAIGECGLDYFGRENPVTEEVKGRQRDGFLLQLDLAQECKLPVIIHCRDAYGDLFDILSDSKFQNQDLRFILHCYMGDTEATKQFLELPNVYFSFTGNITYPVKAIVAGTKDDLRETVKLIPLDRLLIETDCPFLAPQTKRGERNEPAYVSYVSEAVAKLHGEDQTVVEMKTRENVRCVFGKMTDQVYYK; from the coding sequence ATGTACGATATCCACACTCATCTCTACATGCCGCAGTATGACGTGGATCGCGACGCGGTGATCGCACGCGCCCGGGCGGCGGGGATTGATGGCATGTTTGCGATCGGCTGTACGGTCGAGGAAAGCCGGCAGTGTGTCGCGCTGGCCGAGGAACACCCCGAGATCTTTGCCTCTGTCGGTATCCATCCGCATGAGTTTCTTGCAGATGAATCAAGAATGAAGAATCAGGAATTTTGGTTACCAGAGCTGAGAGAATTGGCCCGACATCCAAAAGTGATAGCAATCGGGGAGTGCGGGTTGGATTATTTCGGGCGTGAAAACCCGGTAACGGAGGAGGTGAAGGGGAGACAGAGGGACGGGTTTCTGTTGCAGCTTGATCTGGCGCAGGAATGCAAACTACCTGTCATCATCCATTGTCGCGATGCCTATGGTGATCTTTTTGATATTCTTTCCGATTCGAAATTTCAGAATCAAGATTTGAGATTCATCCTGCACTGCTACATGGGCGATACCGAAGCGACAAAGCAGTTCCTGGAGCTGCCCAATGTCTACTTTTCTTTTACGGGGAATATCACCTATCCAGTAAAAGCGATTGTGGCTGGGACGAAAGACGATCTCCGTGAGACGGTGAAGCTTATCCCGCTCGACCGGCTACTCATCGAGACGGATTGCCCATTTCTCGCGCCGCAGACGAAACGCGGGGAGCGCAATGAGCCGGCGTATGTGTCGTATGTCAGTGAAGCAGTGGCGAAACTGCATGGCGAGGACCAGACTGTCGTAGAGATGAAGACCCGAGAGAATGTAAGGTGCGTTTTCGGAAAGATGACTGACCAGGTATACTACAAATAG
- the atpB gene encoding F0F1 ATP synthase subunit A, whose amino-acid sequence MEISIAAEKLFSFGTFPVTNAFLIGAIVSGALMLFTRRIVEHWKEVPRGAQNVLEIIVESLLDLVQSVTVDRKQALQFFPLIATIFLFVLCSNWAGLLPGLGTVGLTHGEAGHATIIPFLRSTSADLNFTLALSLITVLTIQFTGIAAMGIVKYGQKFFVSPLHKPYGIGTAVGILELVSEVGKTISFTFRLFGNVFAGEVLLTVMLHLVPYFLPLPFLFLEIFVGFIQAVVFAMLTLVFLKMATIPPEH is encoded by the coding sequence ATGGAAATCTCTATTGCCGCGGAAAAACTTTTCTCGTTTGGCACCTTTCCGGTGACGAATGCTTTTCTCATCGGAGCGATTGTCTCAGGGGCGCTTATGCTCTTCACTCGTCGTATCGTCGAACACTGGAAAGAGGTCCCGCGGGGTGCACAAAATGTCCTCGAGATCATCGTCGAATCACTCCTCGACCTGGTTCAGTCGGTGACTGTTGACCGGAAACAGGCGCTACAGTTCTTTCCGTTGATCGCGACCATTTTCCTGTTTGTGCTGTGTTCGAATTGGGCGGGACTCCTCCCGGGGCTCGGCACAGTCGGTCTCACTCATGGCGAGGCTGGCCATGCGACTATCATCCCGTTTCTCCGGAGCACATCGGCAGACCTGAACTTCACTCTCGCTCTCTCGCTCATCACCGTCCTCACAATCCAATTCACCGGTATCGCAGCGATGGGTATCGTGAAATATGGTCAGAAGTTTTTCGTTAGTCCGCTTCACAAGCCATACGGTATCGGGACCGCTGTCGGTATCCTGGAGCTCGTGTCGGAAGTCGGCAAGACCATTTCGTTTACCTTTCGTCTCTTTGGCAATGTGTTTGCGGGTGAAGTGCTTCTGACTGTCATGCTCCACCTGGTGCCGTATTTTCTGCCGCTCCCATTCCTTTTCCTCGAGATTTTCGTCGGCTTCATCCAGGCGGTCGTGTTCGCGATGCTCACGCTTGTCTTCTTGAAGATGGCGACGATTCCACCGGAGCACTGA
- the atpE gene encoding ATP synthase F0 subunit C: protein MELEAAKMIGAALAMGLGAIGPGIGLGILASKALEAIGRNPEAQSKVQTTMILAIAVTEAVAIYALVVALMILFG from the coding sequence ATGGAACTGGAAGCAGCGAAAATGATTGGCGCGGCACTCGCCATGGGTCTGGGTGCCATCGGCCCGGGCATCGGTCTCGGTATCCTCGCCTCGAAGGCGCTCGAAGCTATCGGACGCAACCCAGAGGCACAGTCGAAGGTGCAGACGACCATGATCCTCGCGATTGCCGTGACGGAAGCGGTCGCCATCTATGCTCTCGTTGTCGCCTTGATGATTTTGTTTGGATAA
- the atpF gene encoding F0F1 ATP synthase subunit B codes for MEVLAKLGIDWKLLIAQAVNFIVLLWVLRRYAYRPILLALEARTKKIEQGLSDAAQSQVKLQEIVEEEKRVMAAAREEARDILSKAETSAKERDAHMLRETKGKIDKMITEADSHLAEEKARLVREAKAEISDLVIKVTERVLGDVVDTKIDTQLVERSLKSAE; via the coding sequence ATGGAAGTTCTCGCAAAACTCGGCATTGATTGGAAGCTCCTCATCGCTCAGGCGGTGAACTTCATTGTGCTGCTTTGGGTCTTGCGTCGGTACGCGTATCGGCCGATCCTCCTCGCGCTCGAGGCACGGACGAAAAAGATTGAGCAGGGGCTTTCGGACGCAGCCCAGTCTCAGGTGAAACTTCAGGAGATTGTCGAAGAAGAGAAACGAGTCATGGCGGCTGCCCGGGAAGAGGCACGGGATATCCTCTCGAAGGCCGAAACGAGTGCCAAAGAGCGCGATGCCCACATGCTCCGCGAGACGAAGGGTAAGATCGACAAAATGATCACTGAGGCGGATTCACATCTAGCCGAAGAAAAGGCACGGCTCGTCCGAGAGGCAAAGGCCGAGATTTCTGATCTCGTTATCAAGGTAACGGAACGTGTCCTCGGAGATGTGGTGGATACTAAGATCGATACTCAACTTGTCGAGCGATCCTTGAAGTCAGCTGAATAA
- a CDS encoding F0F1 ATP synthase subunit delta codes for MRIVDAQLARAVGELHTSGQLKGSDLAAALAQFLRRHRLGRRAGKISRTLEAHVAAMSGNLSIKATTAHPLDALWRKRVTEEAARLLGKSGQGVAIEFHENPALIGGLRLETGDTRYDGSVSRALRELHKSL; via the coding sequence ATGCGAATTGTCGACGCACAACTTGCTCGGGCCGTCGGTGAACTCCACACTTCGGGACAGCTGAAGGGGAGTGACCTCGCCGCGGCCCTCGCTCAGTTCCTCCGTCGCCATCGGCTCGGTCGCCGGGCGGGCAAGATCAGTCGCACCCTCGAGGCACATGTCGCTGCTATGTCTGGCAATCTCTCTATCAAAGCGACCACCGCCCATCCATTGGATGCCTTGTGGCGGAAGCGTGTTACCGAAGAAGCGGCTCGCCTCTTGGGGAAGTCAGGGCAAGGTGTCGCGATCGAATTCCACGAAAATCCCGCGCTTATCGGCGGCCTTCGGTTAGAGACCGGCGATACACGCTATGACGGCTCAGTCTCCCGGGCGCTCAGAGAACTCCATAAATCATTGTGA
- the atpA gene encoding F0F1 ATP synthase subunit alpha has protein sequence MSNPLIEELKKELAQFHHAVERESIGTVLEVGDGVARVAGLSEVMASEMVEFENGALGVALNLEESEVGVMIMSEMGDLSEGTKVKATGRILSVPVGEGLVGRVVNALGKAIDGKGEIKSDIFYPVEKIAPGVITRQSVHQPLQTGIKAIDALIPVGRGQRELIIGDRQTGKTAVAIDTIINQKGQGVLCIYVAIGQKASKVARIRAELEKAGAMEYTTIVVAGVSESAALSYIAPYAGCAMGEYFMDQGKDVLVIYDDLSKHAVAYRQISLILRRPPGREAYPGDVFYVHSRLLERSAKLNAENGGGSLTALPIIETQAGDVSAYIPTNVISITDGQIYLESDLFYKGIRPALNVGISVSRVGSAAQIKAMKQVAGTLRLDLAQFREMEAFAQFGSDLDENTRSLIERGRRAVELLKQPQYAPLTVEKEVALLYALSRGHLDDIAVDVLGRFEQEFLTSLESDGATVLEAIRTEKALTENVESLLKEHLLSFKKGFVA, from the coding sequence ATGTCCAATCCGCTTATCGAAGAACTGAAAAAGGAACTCGCGCAATTCCATCATGCAGTGGAACGAGAATCGATCGGTACCGTCCTTGAGGTCGGTGACGGCGTCGCACGCGTGGCGGGACTGTCCGAGGTCATGGCGTCGGAGATGGTGGAATTCGAAAACGGGGCGCTCGGTGTCGCACTCAACCTCGAAGAGAGCGAAGTCGGTGTGATGATTATGAGTGAGATGGGTGACCTCTCCGAAGGTACGAAAGTTAAAGCAACGGGTCGTATTCTGTCAGTCCCAGTCGGTGAGGGGCTGGTCGGCCGTGTCGTGAATGCCCTCGGCAAAGCCATCGATGGCAAGGGCGAGATCAAGAGTGATATATTCTATCCTGTTGAAAAGATCGCGCCGGGTGTCATCACGCGCCAGTCGGTGCATCAACCGCTCCAGACGGGTATCAAGGCGATCGACGCGCTCATCCCAGTGGGTCGCGGCCAGCGCGAGCTCATCATCGGTGACCGACAGACGGGCAAGACCGCCGTCGCGATCGACACGATCATCAACCAAAAGGGACAAGGTGTGCTCTGTATCTATGTCGCTATCGGCCAGAAGGCATCTAAAGTCGCTCGGATCAGAGCCGAGCTTGAGAAAGCCGGAGCGATGGAGTATACGACAATCGTCGTCGCGGGTGTTTCCGAGTCTGCCGCGCTGTCCTATATCGCGCCCTATGCCGGTTGTGCCATGGGCGAATACTTCATGGATCAGGGGAAAGACGTACTGGTCATCTATGATGATCTCTCCAAGCACGCGGTGGCGTATCGCCAGATCTCGCTCATCCTCCGTCGTCCGCCGGGTCGTGAAGCGTATCCCGGAGATGTCTTTTATGTCCACTCGCGGCTCTTGGAGCGCAGCGCAAAATTGAATGCCGAGAATGGCGGTGGATCGCTCACGGCGCTTCCTATCATCGAGACACAGGCGGGTGATGTCTCGGCCTATATCCCGACCAATGTCATCTCGATCACAGACGGCCAGATCTATCTCGAGTCCGATCTTTTTTACAAGGGCATTCGTCCAGCCTTGAATGTCGGTATCTCGGTCTCACGCGTCGGATCAGCCGCTCAGATCAAGGCGATGAAACAGGTGGCGGGGACGCTTCGTCTCGACCTCGCCCAGTTCCGTGAGATGGAGGCTTTCGCACAGTTCGGCTCCGACCTCGATGAGAATACTCGTTCACTGATCGAGCGCGGTCGTCGAGCGGTGGAACTCTTGAAGCAGCCGCAGTATGCGCCGCTCACGGTCGAGAAAGAAGTCGCCCTCCTCTATGCACTCTCGCGGGGACACCTCGATGACATCGCGGTCGACGTACTGGGCCGATTTGAACAGGAGTTCCTCACATCACTCGAGTCAGATGGGGCAACAGTATTGGAAGCAATCCGTACCGAAAAAGCACTGACGGAAAATGTCGAAAGCCTCCTCAAGGAACATCTCCTCTCATTCAAGAAAGGTTTTGTTGCCTAA
- the atpG gene encoding ATP synthase F1 subunit gamma, translating into MPSGKDIRRRIKGVKSTGKITRAMEMISAVKMRRAVERALAMRPYAQAVLSVLHRVTVAVKHERHPLLLERPVKRELYVVITSNRGLCGSFNTQVLRKLREARAEDKDRTAAFITLGKKGEQAVRRMQGDIIASFPEVFEYPRVTDMQPIVRIILDEFLAGRVDRVVMVYTDYVSALVQKVKVRALLPATEKDAKKMLDEIGLETNGDMGGGDFLIEPFPETVLETIIPRLIEAELYHAVLESNASQEAARMVAMRSATDAAQEMTADLTLAYNQLRQGKITQEIAELSAGMAAVQG; encoded by the coding sequence ATGCCATCCGGGAAAGACATTCGCCGACGTATCAAGGGCGTAAAGAGTACAGGAAAGATCACTCGAGCGATGGAGATGATTTCGGCTGTCAAAATGCGCCGGGCGGTCGAACGGGCACTGGCGATGCGGCCCTATGCGCAGGCAGTACTCTCCGTCCTCCATCGGGTGACGGTCGCCGTGAAACACGAACGGCATCCGCTCCTCCTCGAACGGCCGGTCAAGCGGGAGCTGTATGTGGTCATCACGTCCAATCGTGGGCTGTGTGGTTCTTTCAATACCCAAGTCTTGAGAAAACTGCGTGAAGCACGGGCCGAAGACAAGGATCGGACGGCGGCATTTATCACACTCGGCAAGAAAGGTGAACAGGCGGTTCGTCGGATGCAAGGTGATATCATCGCATCCTTTCCAGAAGTTTTCGAGTATCCACGAGTGACCGATATGCAGCCTATCGTGCGCATCATCCTGGACGAATTCCTCGCGGGCCGGGTGGACCGGGTGGTCATGGTCTACACGGACTATGTCTCGGCCCTGGTCCAAAAGGTGAAGGTCCGGGCGCTTCTCCCGGCGACCGAAAAGGACGCCAAGAAAATGCTCGACGAAATCGGACTGGAAACCAACGGAGACATGGGTGGTGGTGACTTCCTCATCGAGCCGTTTCCCGAGACGGTGCTCGAGACGATCATCCCGCGGCTCATCGAAGCCGAGCTGTATCATGCCGTGCTCGAGTCCAATGCTTCACAGGAAGCCGCGCGCATGGTCGCGATGCGCAGTGCCACCGATGCCGCCCAAGAGATGACCGCTGACCTCACTCTTGCCTACAATCAGCTCCGTCAAGGCAAGATCACTCAGGAGATCGCCGAGCTCAGTGCGGGCATGGCCGCGGTGCAGGGGTAG